The genomic DNA CGCGTGCCCCTGCACTGCAATCCCCCGAGCGGCCACAGGGTGGCGATCATCGGCGGCGGTCCGGCCGGACTGTCCTGCGCCTATTTTCTGCGCCGTGTGGGGCATGAGCCGGTCATTTTCGAGAAGCGCGCCCATATCGGCGGCATGATGCGCGGCGTTATCCCCGAATACCGCCTACCCAAGAAGGTGGTGGATTGGGAGGTTCAGACCATTCTCAACCTCGGCGTGGAGGCCCGCACCAACGTGGCTTTCGGCCGCGACGTGACCCTCGCCGATCTCGAAAGGGAAGGGTTCGAAGCGGTCTTCATCGCCACCGGCGCGTGGAAGGTGCCGCCGCTCGGCATCGAGAATGATGATGCCAAGGGCGTGTTGGACGCGGTCTCGTTCCTGTACGGCGTGGGCCGCGAATACACCGACCTGCGCGGAAAGACCGTGGTGGTCGTGGGCGGCAGCAACACCGCCATGGACGTCGCCCGGTCCGCCGCACGTCTTGGTGCCGAGGTCGTGGCTCTGGTGCCGAGCATCCAGCGCAAGATGTCCGCCAACAAGGATGAGGTCCTGCGCGCTCTTGAGATCGGCGCGGATCTTCGTTACCTGACCGCGCCGCTCGGCATCGAGGCGCAAGACGGAGCCGTGCGGGGCGTGAACTATTGCGACCTGGCCTACGACGACCCGGAAAAGGCCAAGGGCGATCCGAAGCCCGTGGCCGGAACCCGAGCGTTCGTCGCGGCCGATCTGGTCATCGCGGCCACCGACCGCGTGGTGGACGACAGCCTTTTGCGCGACGCCGAAGGCAATCCCTTATTCAGGATGGACAGGAAGACGGGCGGAATCAGCGTGAACCCCACCACGTTGCAAACCGACATCCCCAACGTGTTCGCGGGAGGCGAAGCCCATACGGGCCGCAATATCCTGATTCATGCGGTGTCGGACGGACGCCGCGCAGCTCGTTCCATCCATTTCCATGTGACCCGGGGGACCGTGCCGGAACCGGACAACCAGCAAGTCCAGGTCATCCCGGAGACGATCCTCAAGGATATGCGTGTGACCTATTCCATTCCCAGGGTGCAAATCCCCCTGATTAGCATGGACGAGCGCAGGCATACCTTCAGGGAGGAAGTGGCCGGTTCCATCACCTATGAGGCGGCCAGAAAAGAGGCGAGCCGCTGCCTGCGATGCGGATTGACCTGCTATGACGCCGACGCCGGGGCCGAGTACACCCTGGACGACGACGTCAAGCTGATCTGCGCTTCGGGCAGGGAGTAGGCTGCCTTGATCGGCCGCTTGAAAGGAGCGGCGTGTGGGCTTGGCCGTGCGTCCGGTAGCAGCCAGCCGGATGTGCGAGGAGGTCAGGCCTGACGGGAATCCGGCATCCCGAACATGCCGGAAGCGCCGACTCGGGGCGCTTACAAGAGGGGTTGCAGCCATGCCGCTGCAACCCCTTGCCGTTTTTGCGGAGAGCCTTTTTTGCCGCGCCGCGCAGGGTGAGCGGACGGCGGGAACGCCGGTTCGGTCCGAGTGCCGTCTCATCCGCTGATATAATAGACATATTATCATATGTTCAAAAAAAGTGGTCGTGCCCTTTTGTTTGGGGTATTGTCTCAAGCAGGACTGTTGCGTCGCTCGTGTTTCGTCTCGATCATGGCAAGGGGAGGGCATATGCCGGCCAATCTCGACGAATTGGTGGTACGCGTCGCCGATATCTGCACCTACAAATGGGATATGGTGGGAAAACGCCCGCTGGCTTTCCTGATTTCCTCGTTTGCCGGCGGTGCGATGGTCGTGTTCGGCGCGACCCTGGCCCTGTCGGTCTCGGCGGGAGTGGGTGAGAATCTTGCTCCCGGGCTGGCCAATCTGCTTATGGGATTGGTTTTCATGTTCTCCCTCGTCATCATCATGATGTCCGGCATGACCCTGGTTACGGCCGACATGTATATCGGGATCGTCGGCGTCTTTCACAAACGCATCACCTGGGGAAGCTTCATGTGGGGCATCCTCCTCGGGTACATCGGCAATTTTATCGGCTCCATGTTTTTCATGTGGCTCATCGGCAAAAGCGGCGCCTATGCGGCCTGGCCTTGGATGGCCAAGTCACACGCCATAGCCGTGGCCAAGACGGGATACGGAGCGATCGAAATTTTCGTCATGGGCATCGTCTGTACCTGGATGCTCCAGACCGCGGCCATTCTGTTCGTCAAAGCCGAGGGGGACATGGCCAGGATCGCCATGGCCGCCTATGGTCCGCTGGCCTTCGTGGCGGGCATGACCGAGCACTGCATCGCCAACATAGGCTTCCTGGCCCTGCCTCTGTTTCAGCAGGAAGCCTTTCTGGAAGCCGCCGGGCGGATGGGGCTGGCCGCGCCCGTGATCCTGCATTGGGGATTCGGCCAATACGGATGGGCGCACAACCAGTTGTACACACTCCTCGGCAACATCGTGGGCGGGATTCTGTTTGTGGGCATCCCGTTTCAGTTGGTGTCCAATCCGAAGCGAGTCGAGATGATATACAGGAGCAAAACCTCATTTATGGGGAAGTTGTGATGATGGATTATTCTCCCTTCAACCCCGTGGTATGGGGGCTGTTTCTGGCTTTTGTCGTCAGCGTATGGATTGTCGTGCGCCTGTTCGCGCGGCGATATCCCGGTTATCCGGGAAATATGCCGGAGAAGCTCGAATAGGGCTCGCCGGGCATATGGTTATACCAATGGGTTGCTCTGCCTGAGGGGATACCCTGACAGAGCCGCAACTCAAGGAGGCTCACCATGGTACAGGACGGATGGCATCCCACTGTCTGCTATCAATGCAAGGCGGAATGCGCCATTCTGGCGAAAGTTCAGGATGGACGGGTCACCGAGGTCAAAGGAAATCCGAAATACGGCGGCAAAGCCTGCGTCAAGGGGATGGCCGGGGTCACTCTCCAGTACGCGAAGGACCGTCTGACAAAACCCCTGAAACGGGTCGGCGAGCGGGGGGAAGGCCGGTTCGAGGAGATTTCCTGGAACGAGGCGTTCGACATTATCGAGGAGAAGCTGCGTAGTTTGTACGATCGGGGCGAAGGGCACAAGCTCACCTACAGCTTCTTTCCCCATTCGCTGACCGACCCGAAATGGCACTTCCTCAACGCTTATGGCGGCTACATCAATACCGGCCTGCCGCACTGCGATTCGGGCAAGATCGTCTCGGAGATCAAATGTTGGGGCGGCATTCCCAATCACCACATCCCGCCCGCCTGGTTCACCATGCCCAAGGACGGCATAATCCTGCTGGTGGGCCGTCACGCCTTCGGCTGCCTGGATGACGCCTGCGTTCCCAGGGATATTATGGAGGCCATGGACCGGGGAGCCAAGCTCATCGTGGTGGACCCGATCTTCAGTCCGGATGCGGCCAAGGCGGATTGGTGGATTCCCATTCGCCCGTCCGGCGACACCGCGCTTTTCCTGGGCATGATACATCACATCATTGAAAACGATCTCTACGATAAGAAGTTCGTGGAAGAGTGGGTGCGCGAGGGCGACTTCGACAAGGTCAAGGCGCACGTCAAGGACATGACCCCCGAGGCCATGAGCGCGATTTGCGACGTCCCGGCGGACGACATCAGGAGACTGGCCGTCATGTGCGCCGAGGCCCCGGCCGTGGGGGTGGACGGCTTCAAGTCCATCATGCTCGGCCAGGCGCTCGATTTCGGCCACGCGTGGTCCATTTTCCTGGCTATCACCGGCAATCTGGACAACCCCGGCGGCCAGCCCATACCGGAACTGACTCCGCTCAGCCCGGTGGAGCCCCAGCCGCCCGGCCCGCCGCCCCTCAACGAGATGGGCTTCCACCGCACCGGGCCGAATCGCGATGCCTTCAGAAATTACAGCTTCATCATGGAACCGACCTGGTACGAGGCGCAGGCCATCAAGGACGGCAGCCTCAAAATCCTTCTCGTCACCGAAGCCAATCCGGCCCTGACCGAAATGGGCAGCAAGGAGTGGCAGAAGGCCGTGTGCATGAAGGACGCGAACGGCGAATACATGCTGGAATTCCTGCTGAACACGGACATCATGCTTTCCGAAACCGCCAAATACGCCGACCTGGTGCTGCCCGACCAGACTCATTTCGAGCGTTACGAGCTTCTGTACATGCCGTGGTGGTATAATTTCGGCCACGGCGTGCTTCTCCGCCAACCCCTGGTGAAGGCACCGGGCGAGGCCATGCATTCCAATCTCGTGTTCATCGAAATAGGCAAGCGCATGTTCCCGGAATACTTCCAGTTCAAGGACGACGTCGAGTATTACGACATTCAGCTCAAGGGGCTCGGCCTGTCCGTGGAAAAGCTCAAGGCCATGGGAGGCAAGTGGTCTCCCGGCACCATGGGCTTCCGCAAGTACAGGGACGGCGGCTTCGGGACGCCGTCCGGCACGGTTCACCTCTACTGGGAGGATTTGGAGGAGGTCGGCCAGCAGTTGCCGCGCGCCATTCTCGCTCCGGAATACGATGCGGACGTGGAGGAGTATCCGTTCATTATGATAAGTTACCGCCGCATCCACATCAACGGAACCGGGCCGTGGTCCAGCAACAACGCCCAGTTGCGCGATCCCGCATCCGGCCAGAGCACCAACCCGGCCATTCTCAACCCGGCGGCCGCCGCCAAACTCGGAATCGGGGACGGCGACACGGTCACCATCAAGTCGCGTACGGGAGAGCTGCGAATGCCGGTCAGGCTCACCGAGCATATCCGGCCGGATTGCGTGGGCATCATGCACGGTTTCGGCGCGACTGTTGGCCGTGTGGCGGCCGGGGCGGGCCATTGCGACAACGAACTCATCCCCGATGCCGGTTCGCACCTTGAATGGCAGGACCTCATCGGCGGCGAGGCGCACGTTTCCACCAGAGTGCGCATAACCAGATAAGGAGGGCAACGATGCATCAGCTCGGCTTGATGATAGACATGAACAAATGTATCGGCTGCAAGACGTGCGTGGTCGCCTGCCGCAACCACCACGGCATCGTGGACCACGAAAACTGTATGCCGGGGGAGATTCCCTTTTATATCCGCGTGGAATCCCTGACCGAGGGAACCTATCCTCTTGTCTCGGAACATTGCTGGGTGGTTCCGTGTCAGCACTGCAAAAACGCGCAGTGCGTCAAGGCGTGCGCTTCGGAGGCGATCGTCAAGGACCCGCAGACCGGCATCGTCCGCATCGATGCGGACAAGTGCGCGGGCTCAAAAGCCTGTATCGAGGCGTGCCCGTATAACGTCATCCAGTTCGACGCGGTTCGCAACAAGGCGCACAAGTGCGATCTCTGCCATGACCGCGTGGTGGCCGGGGAGATTCCGGTCTGCGCCGAGGTCTGCATGACCGACGCCATCTCGTTCGGCGAGGTGGAGATGCTCAGGCAGACGGCCCTGGATCAGGGCCGCGAGATCGACAGGAAGAAGTCAGCCATGTCGATCGTCTACCTGAAGCCGACGCCCAAAAACACGTTGGCCGGCGTTTAGCGGCCAGACCATGACAAAAGGTGCATTCCAATGGAGTGCGCCTTTTTTCGTTGCGGGATGAAAGCAAGGGAGCCTCGGCAATGCCTGCGGAATGCCGGGTGGCCGTCACGCCGCGCCTCGGCGTGATCGTCGTTCACCCTAGCTCGCGGGCTTGAGGCCCATAATGAGGTAGGCCAATTGCGCCGAGGCGAAATCCGACGCGCGATCCCCGTCCATGGGGGCCAGTTCGACGACATCGGCCCCGATGAGTTCCCTGTCCTGCACGGCGGCTTCGAGGAGCGTCAGGGCTTCATGCCAGCCGATGCCTCCCGGAACCGGAGTGCCGGTGGCCCGGATGACCGAAGGGTCCAGTCCGTCCACATCGAACGTGATGTAGATTCGATCCGGGAAGTCGGAAGGCAGGAGGTGCTTGGGGATGCCTTTCAGAAACAGCTCGCGCGCATCAAGATGGGGGATGTCGTTGGCCTTCCTGTATTCCACTTCCTCCGTGCACAGGGCGCGGACGCCGATCTGGAAGATGGGAAGGCCGAGGTCGTCGGCGGCGCGGCGCATGACGCATGCGTGACTGTAGAGTGAGCCTTCGTAGGAATTTCGGAGATCGGCGTGGGCGTCGAACTGGACTACGCCGAATTTCGGGTATTTTTGCTTCAATGCCCTGAGCGCGCCGAGGGTCACGGTGTGCTCGCCGCCGAGGACCAGGGGCATCGCCTCGCATTCCACGGCATACGTGACGGCGTCCTCGATCCTGTCGAGGGTTTTGGAAATGTCGCCAGAGCAATCCACGGACGCGGAAGTGTGGATTCCGTTGTTTGCGGGCACGGACTTGCCGTCCCACAGTTCCAGTTGCGTGGACGCCTCCACTATGGCCGCAGGCCCTTCAGCGGTTCCGCCGCCGTAGGAGACGGACGATTCCAGGGGAACCGGAATGATATGGAAAGCGGCCTCTTCCGGCCGCGCGTTGTTGATCTCGCCTTCAAGAAAGTGCGAAGCCATGGCGTCCTCTCTAGGAAAGTCGGTTTTTGAAATCTTCGTAGCCAAAGGAGCGGACAAGGGGAATTTCATTCGAATCGGGCCTGAAGAGATAAATCGACGGCAATTGGATACCGTTGAATGTATTGGTCTTGACCATGGAATAGATGGCCATGTCGGTGAAAACCAGGCGGTCGCCGGTCCGGGCGGGCTGATCGAACGAGTATTCCCCGGCCACGTCGCCAGCCAGGCAGGAGGGACCGCCGATCCGGCAGGTCCATGCCTTTTCGTTGGCCTCGCCTGAACCGACGATATGCGGACGGTAGGGCATTTCGATGACGTCGGGCATGTGGCACGGCACTGCGGAATCCATGATCGCCACGGGCATGTCGGCCTGCACCACGTCGAGGACCTCAGCGACGAGGTAGCCCGCGTTGAGCGCCACGGCCTCGCCCGGTTCCAGATAGACCTCGACGTTCCATTTCTCCTTGAAGCGGGTGATGAGGCTGACCAGTAGTTCGACGTCGTAGCCGGGCCAGGTGATGTGGTGCCCGCCGCCGAAGTTAACGTATTTCATGCGCGGCAGCACGTCGGCGAAATTCCGTTCGACGGCCTCGATGGTCCTTTCCAGGCAGTCGGCGTCCTGCTCGCACAGATTGTGCCAGTGCAGGCCCGTGATCCCGTCGAGGTTGTCGGCGTCGAACTGCGCCCGCCGAATGCCCAGCCTTGAGCCGGGAGAACAGGGGTCGTAGATGGGCGTGGCCCCTTCGGAGTGCTCGGGGTTGATGCGCAGGGCGAGTTCAATGTCGCGCCCGGCGGCTTCGGCCAGTTCCCGCACCAGCGGACGGAAGCGGTCGAGCTGGGCAAAGGAGTTGAACACGATATGGTCGCTCGTCTCGCACAGGTCCCGGATATCCGCTTCGGAATAACCGGCGGCGAAAGTGTGCACCTCGCGCCCGAATTCCTCCCGCCCCAGCCGCGCCTCGTGAGGCGAGCTGGCGCAGATGCCGTCCAGCTTTTTCGCAAGTAAGGGGAATACGGCGTGCATGGCGAAGCATTTCAGCGCGAGCAGCACCTTGCATCCCGCCCGCTCCCTGACAGAGGCGAGGACCTCCAGGTTGTCTTTCAGGAGGCCCTCGTCGATGACATAGGATGGCGTCTCGACCAACTTGGGGTCGAAACGGTATTCCAGGCGGCCGTTCACTACAGCTCCGCTTCCTGCCAGGGCAGGCCGTGGCTGTTCAGGGCGGCCATGAACGGATCGGGATCGAATTGCTCCATGTGGAAGACGCCCTCGCCGGACCATTTGCCGGTGAGCATCATCATGGCGCCGATCATGGCCGGAACGCCCGTGGTGTAGGATATGGCCTGGGAACCGACTTCTTCGTATGCGGCTTCGTGGGAGCAGATGTTGTAGATGTACATCGTCTTTTCCTTCCCGTCCTTGACGCCCTTCATGACGTTGCCGATGCAGGTGCGCCCCTTGGTCAGGGGGCCGAGGGAGCCGGGTTCGGGCAGGACCGCCTTGAGGAACTGAAGCGGCTGGATCATCTGGCCCTTGTATTCGACGGGTTCGATGGAGGTCATGCCGATGCCTTCCAGCACGCGCAGATGGTTGAGGTACGCGTCGCCGAAGGTCATCCAGAAGCGGGCGCGCTTGAGGCCCTTGATGTGCATGACCAGGGACTCCAGTTCCTCATGGTACATGAGATAGCACTTCTTCGTGCCGATGCCTTCCGGGAAATCGTAGCTCATGGACCAGGAGAGCGGATCGGTCTCGACCCACTCGCCGCGTTCCCAGTATCGTCCGCGCTGGGTGATTTCGCGGATGTTGATTTCCGGGTTGAAGTTGGTGGCGAAAGCCTGCCCGTGGTCTCCAGCGTTGCAGTCGATGATGTCGAGCACATGGATTTCGTCGAAGTGGTGCTTCATGGCGTGGGCCGCGAACACGTTGGTGACGCCCGGGTCGAACCCGGAGCCGAGCAGGGCCATGAGACCCGCTTCCTTGAAGCGTTCTTGATACGCCCACTGCCATTTGTATTCGAATTTGGCCTCGTTCGGCGGTTCGTAGTTGGCCGTGTCGAGGTAGTTGACGCCGGTTTCAAGGCACGCGTCCATGAGCGTCAAATCCTGGTAGGGGAGGGCCAGGTTGACCAGCAGATCCGGCTTGATCCTGTTGATGAGCTCCACGGTCTCGGCCACGTTGTCGGCGTCGACCTGGTAGGTGGGGACGTCGACTCCGGTGCGCTGCTTGACCGATGCGGCAATGGCGTCGCACTTGGACTTGGTACGGCTGGCGAGGTGGATTTCGCTGAACACCTCGGGAACCTGGGCGCACTTGTGCACCGCCACGCTGCCGACGCCTCCGGCGCCGATGATCAGAACCTTGGACATAGTCGTATCCTCGTAGAACGCTCTTCTGGGAGCGGTAAGAATTTCTTATCGTTCGAAGTAAGTGTAGCCCTGCAGGCCGTTTTTGTAGGCCTGGAGGATATCCCGTCGCTGAATGGGCGTTATCTGGCCGTGCTGAACGGCTGTCTCCGCTGTTTTGCGGAAGCGCCTGAGGAGGGCTTTGGTGTCGTATTCCACATAGGAGAGGATATCCTCCACCGTGTCGCCCTCAAGCTCGCCCACAAAAACGAACTCGCCGTTGTCACGAATCCTGACGGTGACGATGTTGGTGTCACCGAGCAGGTTGTGCAGATCGCCGAGCGTTTCCTGATATGCGCCTACAAGGAAGGCGCCGAGGTAGTACTCCTCGGAGTCCTTCAACTCATGCAGGGGCATGGTTCGCTTGACGCCCTGGCTGTCGATGAAACGGTCGATCTTGCCGTCGCAGTCGCAGGTGATGTCGGCCAGCAGTCCCTCGCGTGTCGGCGTTTCGTTGAGACGGTGCACCGGCATGATGGGGAAGAGCTGCCCTATGGCCCAGGAATCGGGAAGGGATTGGAATACGCTGAAGTTGCAGTAGTAAATGTCGGACAGAGCCTGGGTGATGCCTTCCAGCTCGTGCGGGAGCGAGGGCATGTCCTTGGCGAACCGGGCGATGCGGAAGATGGTCTCCCAGAAGACGCTGTCTCCGAGGGCGCGCTCACGGAAGGAGAGCTTGCCCTGAGAGAAGGCCTGCCGCACCTGGTCGCGGTAGTAGAGAATGTCGTTGAAGCTTTCCTGGACGTTGCGCAGGTTCAATGCTTCCAACGTGTCATAGAGATGCTGAATGTGGATGCTCGTGCCTTCTGGCAGCGTCTCTGGCAGC from Pseudodesulfovibrio thermohalotolerans includes the following:
- a CDS encoding formate/nitrite transporter family protein: MPANLDELVVRVADICTYKWDMVGKRPLAFLISSFAGGAMVVFGATLALSVSAGVGENLAPGLANLLMGLVFMFSLVIIMMSGMTLVTADMYIGIVGVFHKRITWGSFMWGILLGYIGNFIGSMFFMWLIGKSGAYAAWPWMAKSHAIAVAKTGYGAIEIFVMGIVCTWMLQTAAILFVKAEGDMARIAMAAYGPLAFVAGMTEHCIANIGFLALPLFQQEAFLEAAGRMGLAAPVILHWGFGQYGWAHNQLYTLLGNIVGGILFVGIPFQLVSNPKRVEMIYRSKTSFMGKL
- a CDS encoding saccharopine dehydrogenase family protein codes for the protein MSKVLIIGAGGVGSVAVHKCAQVPEVFSEIHLASRTKSKCDAIAASVKQRTGVDVPTYQVDADNVAETVELINRIKPDLLVNLALPYQDLTLMDACLETGVNYLDTANYEPPNEAKFEYKWQWAYQERFKEAGLMALLGSGFDPGVTNVFAAHAMKHHFDEIHVLDIIDCNAGDHGQAFATNFNPEINIREITQRGRYWERGEWVETDPLSWSMSYDFPEGIGTKKCYLMYHEELESLVMHIKGLKRARFWMTFGDAYLNHLRVLEGIGMTSIEPVEYKGQMIQPLQFLKAVLPEPGSLGPLTKGRTCIGNVMKGVKDGKEKTMYIYNICSHEAAYEEVGSQAISYTTGVPAMIGAMMMLTGKWSGEGVFHMEQFDPDPFMAALNSHGLPWQEAEL
- the speB gene encoding agmatinase → MASHFLEGEINNARPEEAAFHIIPVPLESSVSYGGGTAEGPAAIVEASTQLELWDGKSVPANNGIHTSASVDCSGDISKTLDRIEDAVTYAVECEAMPLVLGGEHTVTLGALRALKQKYPKFGVVQFDAHADLRNSYEGSLYSHACVMRRAADDLGLPIFQIGVRALCTEEVEYRKANDIPHLDARELFLKGIPKHLLPSDFPDRIYITFDVDGLDPSVIRATGTPVPGGIGWHEALTLLEAAVQDRELIGADVVELAPMDGDRASDFASAQLAYLIMGLKPAS
- a CDS encoding 4Fe-4S dicluster domain-containing protein, with protein sequence MHQLGLMIDMNKCIGCKTCVVACRNHHGIVDHENCMPGEIPFYIRVESLTEGTYPLVSEHCWVVPCQHCKNAQCVKACASEAIVKDPQTGIVRIDADKCAGSKACIEACPYNVIQFDAVRNKAHKCDLCHDRVVAGEIPVCAEVCMTDAISFGEVEMLRQTALDQGREIDRKKSAMSIVYLKPTPKNTLAGV
- a CDS encoding molybdopterin-containing oxidoreductase family protein, coding for MVQDGWHPTVCYQCKAECAILAKVQDGRVTEVKGNPKYGGKACVKGMAGVTLQYAKDRLTKPLKRVGERGEGRFEEISWNEAFDIIEEKLRSLYDRGEGHKLTYSFFPHSLTDPKWHFLNAYGGYINTGLPHCDSGKIVSEIKCWGGIPNHHIPPAWFTMPKDGIILLVGRHAFGCLDDACVPRDIMEAMDRGAKLIVVDPIFSPDAAKADWWIPIRPSGDTALFLGMIHHIIENDLYDKKFVEEWVREGDFDKVKAHVKDMTPEAMSAICDVPADDIRRLAVMCAEAPAVGVDGFKSIMLGQALDFGHAWSIFLAITGNLDNPGGQPIPELTPLSPVEPQPPGPPPLNEMGFHRTGPNRDAFRNYSFIMEPTWYEAQAIKDGSLKILLVTEANPALTEMGSKEWQKAVCMKDANGEYMLEFLLNTDIMLSETAKYADLVLPDQTHFERYELLYMPWWYNFGHGVLLRQPLVKAPGEAMHSNLVFIEIGKRMFPEYFQFKDDVEYYDIQLKGLGLSVEKLKAMGGKWSPGTMGFRKYRDGGFGTPSGTVHLYWEDLEEVGQQLPRAILAPEYDADVEEYPFIMISYRRIHINGTGPWSSNNAQLRDPASGQSTNPAILNPAAAAKLGIGDGDTVTIKSRTGELRMPVRLTEHIRPDCVGIMHGFGATVGRVAAGAGHCDNELIPDAGSHLEWQDLIGGEAHVSTRVRITR
- a CDS encoding FAD-dependent oxidoreductase; translation: MVPSSILVLFFLGFSAASILAVASRILRVEEDPRVARVEACLPGANCGGCGYPGCSAAAAAIVNGQAPPEVCVAANQEVSARIAGIIGSEVSFKEPKVATNICSGGSRANLLFDYKGVEDCRAEALLYGGEKSCGLGCIGLGTCVKVCAFNAIRLSGAGLPVVDWNACRSCGKCAEACPTGAIRISSVTSVLLHLNQTDDCLAPCMQKCPAQINVRRYIQQLRQGDMRGALLTIKEHNPLPLAAGRICPAPCENICRRKIVDEGVAIHTLQRFAADWEMRSGIRVPLHCNPPSGHRVAIIGGGPAGLSCAYFLRRVGHEPVIFEKRAHIGGMMRGVIPEYRLPKKVVDWEVQTILNLGVEARTNVAFGRDVTLADLEREGFEAVFIATGAWKVPPLGIENDDAKGVLDAVSFLYGVGREYTDLRGKTVVVVGGSNTAMDVARSAARLGAEVVALVPSIQRKMSANKDEVLRALEIGADLRYLTAPLGIEAQDGAVRGVNYCDLAYDDPEKAKGDPKPVAGTRAFVAADLVIAATDRVVDDSLLRDAEGNPLFRMDRKTGGISVNPTTLQTDIPNVFAGGEAHTGRNILIHAVSDGRRAARSIHFHVTRGTVPEPDNQQVQVIPETILKDMRVTYSIPRVQIPLISMDERRHTFREEVAGSITYEAARKEASRCLRCGLTCYDADAGAEYTLDDDVKLICASGRE
- the nspC gene encoding carboxynorspermidine decarboxylase, whose product is MNGRLEYRFDPKLVETPSYVIDEGLLKDNLEVLASVRERAGCKVLLALKCFAMHAVFPLLAKKLDGICASSPHEARLGREEFGREVHTFAAGYSEADIRDLCETSDHIVFNSFAQLDRFRPLVRELAEAAGRDIELALRINPEHSEGATPIYDPCSPGSRLGIRRAQFDADNLDGITGLHWHNLCEQDADCLERTIEAVERNFADVLPRMKYVNFGGGHHITWPGYDVELLVSLITRFKEKWNVEVYLEPGEAVALNAGYLVAEVLDVVQADMPVAIMDSAVPCHMPDVIEMPYRPHIVGSGEANEKAWTCRIGGPSCLAGDVAGEYSFDQPARTGDRLVFTDMAIYSMVKTNTFNGIQLPSIYLFRPDSNEIPLVRSFGYEDFKNRLS